A single Vigna radiata var. radiata cultivar VC1973A chromosome 8, Vradiata_ver6, whole genome shotgun sequence DNA region contains:
- the LOC106772500 gene encoding ethylene receptor 2, whose protein sequence is MLKSVSFGVLLTWFVVVTCVCGADVQRCNCDDEWSFWTIDTILECQRVGDFLIAVAYFSIPVELLYFVSCSNLPFKWVLFEFIAFIVLCGMTHLLNGWTYGPHTFQLMVAITVFKTLTALVSCATALTLLTLIPLLLKVKVREFMLKKKTWDLGREVGFIMKQKEASVHVRMLTQEIRKSLDRHKILYTTLVELSKTLGLQNCAIWMPNDEKTEMNLTHELNGRNANCSILITDPDVARIEGSDEVNVIDSDSVLATASSGDSGVAGPVAAIRMPMLRVSNFKGGTPELRQTCYAVLVLILPVTEAKSWSTQELEIIKVVADQVAVALSHAAILEESHMMRGKLEEQNRALQVEKINAMKANQARAAFQKVMSNGMGRPMHSILGLLSVMQEENLKREQKVVVDSMFRTSTVMSNLLNDAMDWSSRDDGRFPLEMKPFGLHDMVKDAACFARFMCVYRGLGFVIDADKSLPDNVIGDEKRVFQVLLHMVGSAINGNRGGGVLVLRVYAETGSQGRSDQGWTNWRPSSSNGDVNIRFEIGIKTGDSEMDNPVPSGHLPGTMHATDSVEQRLCFSICKRIIQLMQGNIWFVPNGEGDPQVMAITLRFQQQRSVVGVSMSETGESSEASNSNSFFRGLQVLLVEKDDVNRAVTQKLLQKLGCSVTCVCSGFECLSVIGGGGCSFQVIVLDVQMPELDGFEVASRIRKFGSRNWPVIVALTASTEDFWEKCMQVGINGVIRKPLLLHGIAAELRRILLQGNTVM, encoded by the exons ATGTTGAAGTCAGTGTCATTTGGAGTGTTGTTAACTTGGTTTGTGGTGGTGACGTGTGTGTGTGGAGCAGATGTTCAAAGATGTAACTGTGATGATGAGTGGAGCTTCTGGACTATTGATACCATTCTGGAGTGCCAAAGGGTTGGTGATTTTCTGATTGCTGTGGCCTACTTCTCCATCCCTGTTGAGCTGCTTTACTTTGTTAGTTGCTCAAATCTCCCATTCAAATGGGTCCTCTTTGAGTTCATTGCTTTCATTGTACTTTGTGGGATGACACATTTGCTGAATGGGTGGACTTATGGTCCCCACACTTTTCAACTAATGGTGGCAATCACTGTGTTCAAAACTCTCACTGCCTTGGTTTCATGTGCCACTGCTCTAACTCTCCTCACTCTGATCCCTCTGCTGTTGAAAGTGAAGGTTAGGGAGTTCATGCTGAAGAAAAAGACCTGGGATCTTGGCAGGGAGGTTGGCTTTATAATGAAACAGAAGGAGGCTTCGGTGCATGTAAGAATGCTTACTCAAGAGATTCGAAAGTCCTTGGATAGGCACAAGATTCTGTACACCACCTTGGTTGAACTGTCCAAGACACTTGGTTTGCAAAACTGTGCAATTTGGATGCCAAATGATGAGAAAACTGAGATGAACCTTACTCATGAATTGAATGGGAGGAATGCCAACTGTTCTATTCTCATAACTGATCCTGATGTTGCCAGAATCGAGGGGAGTGATGAAGTAAACGTGATTGATTCTGATTCAGTGCTTGCCACTGCCAGCAGTGGAGATTCTGGTGTGGCAGGACCAGTTGCTGCAATCCGAATGCCAATGCTTCGGGTTAGCAATTTCAAAGGGGGAACGCCGGAGCTAAGGCAGACATGTTATGCCGTATTGGTTTTGATTCTCCCTGTCACGGAGGCTAAATCATGGAGCACTCAAGAGCTGGAGATCATCAAGGTGGTTGCTGATCAGGTGGCGGTGGCTCTGTCTCATGCTGCAATTCTTGAAGAGTCTCATATGATGAGGGGGAAGTTGGAGGAACAAAATCGAGCATTGCAAGTGGAAAAGATTAATGCTATGAAGGCCAACCAGGCCAGAGCAGCATTTCAGAAAGTCATGAGTAATGGAATGGGAAGGCCTATGCACTCAATCTTGGGGCTGCTTTCAGTGATGCAGGAAGAGAATTTAAAGCGTGAACAGAAAGTCGTTGTGGATTCTATGTTCAGAACCAGCACTGTGATGTCAAACCTGCTGAATGATGCCATGGACTGGTCATCAAGGGATGATGGAAGATTCCCTTTGGAGATGAAGCCTTTTGGACTGCATGATATGGTGAAGGATGCAGCTTGCTTTGCCAGGTTCATGTGTGTTTATAGGGGCCTTGGCTTTGTTATTGATGCTGATAAGTCTTTGCCAGACAATGTTATAGGTGATGAAAAGAGGGTCTTCCAAGTGCTTCTGCATATGGTTGGGAGTGCAATAAATGGTAACCGAGGAGGAGGGGTTCTTGTGCTCCGAGTTTATGCAGAAACTGGAAGTCAAGGGAGGAGTGACCAGGGTTGGACAAATTGGAGACCAAGCTCTTCAAATGGGGATGTAAATATCAGATTTGAGATAGGGATCAAAACTGGTGATTCTGAAATGGACAATCCAGTTCCTTCAGGGCACCTTCCTGGTACAATGCATGCTACTGATTCGGTTGAGCAAAGGTTGTGCTTCAGCATTTGCAAGAGGATAATTCAG TTGATGCAAGGAAACATATGGTTTGTACCAAACGGTGAAGGTGATCCTCAGGTGATGGCGATTACTCTACGGTTTCAACAGCAGCGATCTGTTGTTGGTGTGTCAATGAGTGAAACTGGGGAAAGTTCTGAGGCGTCAAATTCGAACTCTTTTTTCAGAGGACTGCAAGTGTTGTTGGTGGAGAAGGATGATGTAAATAGAGCAGTGACTCAGAAGTTGCTGCAGAAACTAGGGTGCTCTGTGACTTGTGTATGTTCAGGATTTGAATGTCTGAGTGTGATTGGAGGTGGTGGATGCTCCTTTCAAGTGATTGTTTTGGATGTACAGATGCCTGAGCTTGATGGGTTTGAAGTTGCATCAAGGATTCGCAAGTTCGGCAGCAGAAACTGGCCGGTGATTGTGGCCTTGACTGCAAGCACAGAAGATTTCTGGGAAAAATGCATGCAAGTTGGCATCAATGGAGTCATAAGAAAACCACTTTTGTTGCATGGAATTGCCGCTGAACTCAGAAGAATCCTGTTGCAGGGAAATACTGTCATGTGA
- the LOC106770017 gene encoding pectinesterase inhibitor 1, with amino-acid sequence MVSNMSPFLSVFVILFASTSYAISGSEVKSICSQTRNPSSCLNLLMSNPNPNASLVDLTQYTINTAREKVTNTIKLINYLIAHGNSNAKSHYKLCLKHFGSDGALGDIDYTQEMLKKGDYQGVNLAASAVSTDIEDCISGDSPSDPPFNDPSDLPKYAADIESVXDVILVLSKFLRH; translated from the coding sequence ATGGTTAGCAATATGTCTCCCTTTCTGTCTGTGTTTGTGATCTTGTTTGCTTCAACCTCGTATGCAATTTCAGGCAGTGAAGTGAAGAGCATCTGCAGCCAAACTCGAAATCCTTCATCTTGTTTGAATCTTCTTATgtcaaaccctaaccctaatgcAAGCCTTGTTGACCTAACTCAGTACACCATTAACACTGCAAGAGAAAAGGTGACGAACACCATCAAATTGATCAATTATCTGATTGCTCATGGTAATTCCAATGCAAAAAGTCACTACAAATTATGTTTAAAGCATTTTGGTTCAGATGGTGCGCTTGGTGACATTGATTACACTCAAGAGATGCTTAAGAAAGGAGATTACCAAGGTGTGAATTTGGCTGCTTCTGCAGTATCAACTGATATTGAAGATTGCATTTCAGGAGATTCACCATCTGATCCTCCTTTCAATGATCCTTCTGATCTTCCAAAGTATGCTGCAGATATTGAGTCTGTTNTTGATGTTATTCTTgttctttctaaatttttaagGCACTGA